Proteins from one Candidatus Saccharimonadales bacterium genomic window:
- the nusB gene encoding transcription antitermination factor NusB — protein MASNRHLGRIVALQTLYEYEFRVQSEDSSVDVDEILRRGIERYESTLDDKSFVEELVRGVIDNQPELDAKIQPIAPDWPIDQIARVDRSILRIGLYELLHRADVVPPKVAINEAVELAKAFGSDNSSKFINGVLGTAYRTLVEVTPDASSEV, from the coding sequence ATGGCCTCTAATCGTCACTTAGGACGAATCGTCGCTCTCCAAACACTGTATGAATACGAATTCCGTGTTCAGTCAGAGGATAGCTCGGTCGACGTTGATGAAATTCTACGCCGAGGTATCGAGCGCTATGAGTCAACCCTTGATGACAAATCATTTGTCGAGGAACTAGTTCGTGGTGTCATCGATAACCAGCCAGAATTAGATGCCAAGATTCAACCAATTGCGCCTGATTGGCCAATTGATCAAATTGCTCGCGTTGATCGCTCGATTCTTCGTATTGGCCTTTATGAGTTGCTTCATCGTGCAGACGTTGTCCCACCTAAAGTGGCTATTAACGAAGCTGTCGAACTCGCTAAAGCTTTTGGTTCTGATAATTCAAGTAAGTTCATCAACGGTGTTCTGGGCACCGCGTATCGAACCCTTGTAGAGGTAACACCAGATGCAAGCTCCGAAGTTTGA
- a CDS encoding NUDIX domain-containing protein, whose translation MQAPKFDQFKKYFNRKKPSIQEVVREPTAGGIVFRRDKDGGVEILLIQDAKDRWTIPKGHIEEGENAQQTAKREIGEEAGLTETDILGWLGKIHFRYRRIDKLVLMTTQIYLVRAKGDTNAIQKEEWMNGIKWFKFHDALDVIEYEDIGKLMLLAMKRIRQENL comes from the coding sequence ATGCAAGCTCCGAAGTTTGATCAGTTCAAGAAGTACTTTAATCGGAAAAAACCGTCTATTCAAGAGGTCGTACGCGAACCTACCGCTGGTGGTATCGTATTTCGTCGAGATAAAGATGGTGGTGTCGAGATCCTTTTAATTCAAGATGCAAAAGACCGCTGGACTATTCCAAAGGGCCACATTGAAGAAGGTGAGAATGCGCAGCAAACTGCAAAGCGTGAAATTGGCGAAGAAGCTGGGCTGACTGAAACCGATATTCTTGGATGGCTTGGTAAAATCCATTTCCGTTATCGTCGTATCGATAAACTCGTTCTTATGACGACTCAAATCTACCTAGTTCGCGCTAAGGGTGATACGAATGCTATCCAAAAAGAAGAATGGATGAACGGCATTAAATGGTTCAAATTTCACGACGCACTCGACGTAATTGAATACGAAGACATTGGTAAACTCATGCTTCTTGCCATGAAGCGCATTAGACAGGAGAATTTATGA
- the rnc gene encoding ribonuclease III yields MTGMLITPYQDFARDVLGFEFKNIDYLITALTHRSYVNEHKKSVSEHNERLEFLGDAVLELVVTDFLFRTYDEQEGILTSWRSSLVRTESIGEAGEKLGYESLLRMSRGEKNGSTRARQQILANAFEAVIGAIYLERGYEDSATFIHTHITSKLETILESGSWRDPKSHLQEVSQRLDNHTPVYKVIEEIGPDHDKIFTLGAFVGDKLMGKGTGPSKQAAQQEAARASLITYEKRQKQIDDTPKTV; encoded by the coding sequence ATGACCGGTATGCTTATTACACCATATCAAGATTTTGCCCGTGATGTTCTTGGGTTCGAGTTTAAGAATATAGACTACCTTATTACTGCTCTGACGCACCGTAGTTATGTTAACGAGCATAAGAAGAGTGTTTCTGAACATAACGAACGACTTGAGTTCCTAGGTGACGCAGTACTCGAACTCGTTGTAACAGATTTCCTATTCCGTACGTATGATGAACAAGAAGGTATTTTAACAAGTTGGCGTTCATCACTTGTTAGAACCGAAAGTATCGGCGAGGCAGGTGAAAAGCTTGGCTACGAGTCACTACTGCGAATGAGTCGTGGTGAAAAGAACGGTAGTACACGTGCACGCCAGCAAATTCTTGCAAACGCCTTTGAGGCAGTTATTGGTGCAATTTATCTCGAACGCGGCTATGAGGATTCAGCTACCTTCATCCATACACACATAACATCAAAACTCGAGACCATTCTAGAGTCAGGAAGTTGGCGTGATCCAAAATCACATCTTCAAGAAGTCTCTCAGCGGCTTGATAACCACACTCCAGTCTATAAAGTGATTGAAGAAATCGGTCCGGATCATGACAAGATATTTACACTAGGCGCATTTGTTGGCGATAAGTTGATGGGTAAAGGAACTGGCCCAAGTAAACAGGCGGCACAGCAAGAAGCGGCTCGCGCCTCTTTAATAACCTATGAAAAGCGCCAAAAACAGATTGACGATACACCAAAAACAGTGTAG
- the rpsP gene encoding 30S ribosomal protein S16: MLAIRLQRVGRKGYPIYRLAVQEAQRHPSSGRVVAYVGTYNPHTKESNVQVELAQKYLDNGAQPTPRIVKLLDAAGVKLPNWVKKADSKSKPIKNAEKLRKNQPKEEVFAEEAPAAEEATE; the protein is encoded by the coding sequence ATGCTCGCAATTCGATTGCAACGTGTTGGCCGTAAAGGCTACCCTATCTACCGCCTTGCGGTTCAGGAGGCTCAGCGTCATCCATCTAGTGGTCGTGTTGTCGCTTATGTCGGCACATACAACCCGCACACTAAAGAATCAAACGTACAGGTAGAGCTTGCTCAGAAATACCTCGACAATGGCGCACAGCCAACTCCACGAATCGTAAAGCTACTTGATGCAGCTGGCGTTAAGCTACCTAACTGGGTGAAAAAAGCTGATTCTAAATCAAAACCTATCAAGAACGCTGAAAAACTTCGTAAAAATCAGCCAAAAGAAGAAGTATTCGCTGAAGAAGCTCCTGCTGCTGAAGAAGCAACAGAGTAA
- a CDS encoding KH domain-containing protein, with translation MSTIDQQFIEYIVKSLVGHPDDVIVERVIDEKGVLLSLTVNPEDLGRVIGKRGVTAQSLRTLLRALGTKNDARYNLKIVNNDEERENYSHSSDNTESEPVKNSPEEVVENESSLAKNTRKELAELDDLDI, from the coding sequence ATGTCAACAATAGACCAACAATTCATAGAATATATCGTAAAATCTCTCGTCGGACATCCTGATGATGTCATCGTCGAGCGTGTTATTGATGAGAAAGGCGTATTACTGTCTTTGACCGTTAATCCTGAAGATCTTGGCCGAGTTATTGGTAAAAGAGGCGTTACGGCTCAGAGTTTACGGACACTACTTCGCGCACTTGGAACCAAAAATGACGCGCGCTACAATCTTAAAATTGTTAACAATGATGAGGAACGTGAAAACTATTCTCACTCGTCGGATAACACCGAAAGCGAACCTGTGAAAAACTCACCAGAGGAAGTTGTGGAAAACGAGTCTAGCCTTGCAAAAAATACTCGAAAAGAGCTTGCAGAACTAGATGACTTAGATATATAA
- the trmD gene encoding tRNA (guanosine(37)-N1)-methyltransferase TrmD, producing the protein MRKFQVITLFPEMFDGVLNNSMMWKAQDKNVADFSMVNLREFGLGPRRTVDDTPYGGGDGMLLKPEPLFAAVELAKETDPTAKVLLMTPRGLRWKQSVAKTYAEQDHGYIFICGRYEGYDERIMSIVDQSISVGDYVLTGGELPAMTIIDSIVRLIPGVLGGENSAAIESFSDGETLEFPQYTRPEDFRGMKVPGVLISGNHALIAKWRNENSFKAD; encoded by the coding sequence ATGAGAAAATTCCAAGTTATCACACTATTTCCTGAAATGTTTGACGGTGTGCTCAACAATTCAATGATGTGGAAAGCCCAAGATAAAAATGTGGCTGATTTTTCTATGGTTAATCTTCGTGAGTTCGGCCTCGGGCCACGCCGCACAGTTGACGATACGCCTTACGGTGGAGGTGATGGAATGTTGTTAAAACCCGAACCTCTCTTTGCTGCAGTTGAACTTGCTAAAGAAACTGATCCAACAGCTAAAGTACTTCTTATGACACCTCGAGGGCTTCGCTGGAAGCAGTCAGTGGCTAAAACATATGCTGAGCAAGATCATGGCTACATCTTTATCTGTGGCAGGTATGAGGGCTATGACGAACGAATTATGAGTATTGTCGATCAATCTATTAGTGTTGGGGATTATGTCCTTACTGGCGGAGAGTTGCCCGCAATGACTATTATCGATAGTATTGTACGTTTAATTCCGGGTGTCCTTGGCGGTGAAAATAGCGCAGCCATAGAGAGTTTTAGTGATGGTGAGACTTTAGAATTTCCACAATATACCCGCCCTGAAGACTTCAGGGGCATGAAAGTACCAGGAGTGCTCATCAGTGGTAATCATGCTTTGATCGCAAAATGGCGAAATGAAAATTCATTCAAAGCAGATTAG
- a CDS encoding ABC transporter permease yields the protein MPVKLEFETKPKAIMAINDSFIMIKRSSTHILRNMDQLLGTFFQPIMFLVLFAAVFGGAISNSLPKGVGYLDFLMAGIIIQTVAFGSTTTAIAICNDLQKGIVDRFRSLPMSTAAVLNGHIISDLLRNGLSTIVMVIVGLIIGFRSNASVTDWLLIAGIIMLFTLAFSWLMAIMGVVAKSVEAVQWLTFIIIFPLTFASSAFVPTAGMPKYLEFFATNQPITQIIEAVRALMLGTPIGNHGWIAVAWCLGILIVAIPVATRLFRNKTTV from the coding sequence ATGCCAGTAAAACTTGAATTTGAAACAAAGCCTAAAGCAATCATGGCGATTAATGACTCGTTCATTATGATCAAGCGGAGTAGTACGCATATTTTGCGTAACATGGACCAGCTTCTTGGAACATTTTTTCAGCCAATTATGTTTTTGGTATTATTTGCAGCAGTCTTTGGTGGTGCCATATCAAATTCATTACCAAAGGGAGTTGGCTATCTCGACTTTTTAATGGCAGGTATTATTATACAAACAGTTGCATTTGGATCAACGACAACCGCCATTGCTATTTGTAATGATCTTCAAAAAGGTATCGTTGATAGGTTTCGTTCACTACCAATGTCGACAGCAGCTGTACTAAATGGTCATATTATCTCCGACCTCCTACGTAACGGACTGTCGACAATTGTTATGGTTATTGTTGGGTTAATTATAGGATTTCGTTCCAATGCAAGCGTGACCGATTGGCTACTTATCGCTGGGATTATCATGCTCTTTACTCTCGCTTTCTCTTGGCTTATGGCTATCATGGGAGTTGTCGCAAAAAGTGTTGAGGCAGTACAGTGGTTAACCTTCATTATTATATTTCCTCTCACATTTGCAAGTAGTGCATTTGTGCCGACTGCAGGAATGCCTAAGTATCTTGAGTTCTTTGCGACTAACCAGCCTATTACTCAAATCATAGAAGCTGTGCGCGCACTTATGCTTGGAACACCGATCGGTAACCATGGCTGGATCGCAGTTGCATGGTGCCTCGGAATACTCATTGTTGCTATACCAGTTGCAACGAGACTATTTCGTAATAAAACGACAGTGTAA
- a CDS encoding ATP-binding cassette domain-containing protein: MPTNDYVIETKGLTKSYGKNEVLKGIDLRVRRGTMLALLGPNGAGKTTTVRILSTLLKFDSGSAIVEGYDVKDHADKVRGVIGLTGQSAAVDELLTGRENLIMVGRLYRLTPASAKARAQELLEEFDLVKAAERPAKTYSGGMRRRLDLAVSLIAAPPVIFLDEPTTGLDPRSRLAMWNIIKKLLENGTTILLTTQYLEEADQLADQIVVIDGGKVIAQGTSAELKAKIGKDRLEVTFKNEDTFSRAAKLLGKNVVETNLAEFSVTVVIQDTDKDVRKTLNTLSDSGIEVTNLQIHKPTLDDVFLSLTGKQNSAKKAVKETK; encoded by the coding sequence ATGCCAACAAATGACTACGTTATTGAAACAAAAGGCCTTACAAAATCATATGGCAAAAATGAAGTTTTAAAAGGTATTGATCTACGCGTACGTCGCGGGACAATGCTGGCACTGCTTGGACCAAACGGCGCAGGCAAAACAACAACTGTTCGTATTCTTAGTACGTTACTTAAATTTGATAGTGGAAGTGCGATTGTCGAAGGCTACGACGTCAAAGATCATGCAGACAAAGTCCGCGGTGTCATTGGCCTTACAGGACAATCTGCTGCAGTCGATGAGCTACTTACTGGCCGCGAAAATCTTATCATGGTCGGTCGTTTATACCGACTGACACCAGCTAGCGCAAAAGCGAGAGCACAGGAACTACTTGAAGAGTTCGATCTCGTTAAGGCTGCTGAACGACCAGCAAAGACCTACTCGGGCGGTATGAGACGCCGCCTCGACTTGGCTGTAAGCCTTATCGCGGCACCACCAGTCATTTTCTTAGACGAACCTACGACAGGCCTTGATCCACGTTCTCGACTTGCGATGTGGAATATAATAAAGAAACTTCTCGAAAATGGTACGACCATACTCCTTACGACCCAATATCTCGAAGAAGCAGATCAGTTAGCAGATCAAATTGTCGTGATCGATGGAGGTAAGGTTATTGCCCAAGGGACAAGTGCTGAGCTAAAAGCAAAGATTGGTAAAGACCGACTTGAAGTAACATTTAAAAACGAGGATACATTTTCAAGAGCAGCCAAATTGCTCGGTAAAAATGTCGTTGAAACTAACCTCGCGGAATTTTCGGTCACCGTTGTCATCCAAGATACGGATAAAGATGTTCGAAAGACGCTTAACACACTTTCAGATTCAGGAATAGAAGTTACGAATCTTCAAATCCATAAACCAACGCTCGACGACGTGTTCTTATCCCTTACGGGCAAACAGAATAGTGCCAAAAAAGCAGTCAAGGAGACAAAATAA
- a CDS encoding D-alanine--D-alanine ligase, translating into MQKIQKTIEIVRSSTGRLSSMGQDSAEAIQAVLADKYSQVTITIVNNIADLEGIAARRPDLVFLGLKYIFDAKYSGREDSTKIWVSEYLDNKGIAYTGSNQFSHALEANKQLAKQQVHNAGFKTSPFHVIQLGDTFDVDTDLKFPLFVKPTNRGGGQGIDRNSVVHNNEELHSKVNSIANLLFADSLIEEFLPGREFSVAILRDETKALTAMPIELIAKPDSRGIRMLSNFVKSSNEEQVIAVLDAPLRARINDLAIGVFNALGARDYGRIDIRLDEDGVPHFLEANLIPSLISGYGSFPKACILNGGIEYKPMILSIAHAGMLRS; encoded by the coding sequence ATGCAAAAAATACAAAAGACGATCGAAATCGTCAGATCATCAACGGGCCGTCTGAGCTCTATGGGTCAGGATTCAGCCGAAGCAATTCAGGCTGTCCTTGCTGATAAGTATTCACAAGTTACGATTACTATCGTGAACAACATCGCAGATCTTGAAGGTATCGCGGCCCGTCGGCCCGATCTTGTTTTCCTAGGCCTTAAATATATTTTTGATGCAAAGTACAGTGGTCGGGAAGATAGCACAAAGATTTGGGTATCAGAGTATTTGGATAACAAAGGAATTGCCTATACAGGATCAAATCAATTTTCACATGCTCTTGAGGCGAACAAGCAACTTGCAAAACAACAGGTTCATAACGCTGGTTTTAAGACGTCTCCTTTTCATGTCATACAGCTTGGTGACACGTTTGATGTCGATACTGATTTGAAATTTCCACTATTCGTCAAACCAACAAACCGCGGTGGTGGACAGGGTATTGATCGTAATTCGGTCGTTCATAACAATGAAGAACTTCACTCTAAAGTTAATTCAATTGCAAACTTACTTTTTGCCGATTCACTTATCGAAGAATTCCTTCCAGGACGTGAATTTAGCGTTGCTATACTTCGTGACGAGACTAAAGCACTGACGGCAATGCCTATTGAGCTCATTGCAAAACCTGATTCCCGTGGAATTCGTATGCTAAGTAACTTTGTAAAATCCTCAAACGAAGAACAGGTAATAGCCGTCTTAGATGCGCCGTTAAGAGCAAGGATCAACGACCTTGCAATCGGTGTCTTTAATGCACTCGGCGCACGTGATTATGGCAGGATTGATATTCGACTCGACGAAGATGGAGTCCCTCACTTTCTAGAGGCAAATCTTATTCCTAGCCTCATAAGCGGCTATGGATCATTCCCTAAAGCGTGTATATTAAATGGTGGTATCGAATATAAACCAATGATTCTTTCTATTGCCCACGCGGGTATGCTAAGGAGCTAA
- the rsgA gene encoding ribosome small subunit-dependent GTPase A — protein sequence MDQSLSTFGWNEYFTDEWEKLAVKDAVPARVIADFGTSLKLATPTIITAELSGRMAHYSNREHVPKVGDWVAVTIADSGHAVIIDVVPRHSEIARKIAGNQTVKQVIAANIDIAFVLISMNGDFSVERLKRFLYQLSINNIQPIIVLTKADKTNDSAAYISQLKTFELPIITSSSLTGEGMKEIRGYITPAKTAILLGSSGVGKSTLTNNLLGRDAQQTQEVRSSDSTGKHTTIHREIFILPNGGLLIDTPGIRELQLWGTEEDLDENFDDVASLISECLYTTCQHGSEKGCAVQAAIHDGELTSAHFASYNKMKRELATLKTKSNERSKWLNKKSKKKVERQVRDLINDEKQDIN from the coding sequence ATGGATCAATCGCTTTCAACATTTGGCTGGAATGAGTATTTTACAGACGAATGGGAGAAGCTTGCAGTGAAGGATGCTGTACCAGCACGCGTGATTGCGGATTTTGGTACGTCTTTAAAGCTAGCGACGCCAACGATTATAACTGCAGAACTATCTGGTAGGATGGCTCACTATTCAAACCGAGAGCACGTTCCAAAGGTTGGGGACTGGGTAGCCGTAACTATTGCAGACAGCGGGCACGCTGTTATTATTGATGTCGTTCCCAGACACAGTGAAATTGCTCGTAAAATAGCTGGTAACCAAACAGTGAAACAGGTTATTGCAGCAAATATTGACATCGCATTTGTCCTCATTTCTATGAATGGTGACTTTAGTGTCGAGCGTCTTAAACGGTTCTTATATCAATTGTCGATTAATAATATTCAACCAATCATTGTTCTCACGAAAGCAGATAAAACAAATGATAGCGCTGCATACATATCACAGTTAAAAACTTTTGAGCTTCCAATTATTACAAGTAGTAGTCTCACTGGAGAAGGTATGAAAGAAATACGTGGCTATATTACACCTGCTAAAACGGCAATTCTCCTCGGATCATCTGGTGTTGGTAAATCAACACTTACAAATAATCTGCTCGGGCGTGACGCTCAACAAACTCAGGAGGTACGAAGCTCAGACTCAACGGGAAAGCACACGACTATTCACCGTGAAATATTTATATTACCAAATGGTGGGCTTTTGATCGATACTCCTGGTATTCGGGAACTACAGCTATGGGGAACCGAAGAAGACTTGGACGAAAACTTTGACGATGTTGCGAGTCTTATCTCTGAATGTCTATATACAACTTGTCAGCATGGGAGTGAAAAAGGATGCGCGGTTCAGGCGGCAATACATGATGGCGAGCTGACTAGCGCCCATTTTGCAAGCTACAATAAAATGAAACGTGAGCTTGCTACACTGAAGACAAAGAGCAATGAACGTTCGAAATGGCTTAACAAAAAATCTAAAAAGAAAGTTGAACGCCAAGTGCGCGATCTCATCAATGATGAGAAACAAGACATTAATTAA
- a CDS encoding VOC family protein has translation MVKAITSFSGISVTDSIKAKEFYVGTLGLKLENEEMGLHILLPGGGRLFLYEKYDHQPATFTILNLVVSNIDEAVDDLVSRGIKFERYDNMPSAQDDKGVLRGLSVNQGPDIAWFKDPSGNILSLLQEK, from the coding sequence ATGGTTAAAGCAATTACATCCTTTAGCGGAATTTCAGTGACAGATAGCATCAAAGCAAAAGAATTTTATGTGGGTACTCTAGGACTCAAACTTGAAAATGAAGAGATGGGCTTACATATTTTACTTCCAGGTGGTGGTCGGTTATTCCTTTATGAAAAATATGATCATCAACCAGCAACTTTTACGATACTCAATTTAGTCGTTAGCAATATAGACGAAGCTGTTGATGATCTTGTATCACGTGGCATCAAATTTGAACGCTATGATAACATGCCCTCCGCTCAGGATGATAAGGGTGTACTCCGAGGCCTCAGCGTTAACCAAGGGCCTGATATTGCATGGTTCAAAGACCCTTCAGGTAATATACTTTCACTTCTTCAAGAAAAATAA
- a CDS encoding cupredoxin family copper-binding protein gives MKKNTIIGIIIVAIIAVVAFVVIMSKGNTSSSNQAVSTSNTVEIKSYAFNPTPIKVKVGTKVTWTNKDAVAHTVTSDDSSADTFKSDSINQNDTYSYTFTKAGTFTYHCTPHPSMHGTVEVVN, from the coding sequence ATGAAAAAGAATACAATAATTGGCATAATCATTGTAGCCATCATCGCGGTTGTCGCTTTTGTGGTTATTATGTCAAAAGGAAATACTTCAAGTTCTAACCAAGCAGTATCGACATCGAATACCGTTGAAATAAAAAGTTACGCGTTTAACCCAACACCAATAAAAGTAAAAGTTGGTACGAAGGTTACATGGACAAATAAAGACGCCGTAGCTCACACTGTCACTTCTGATGATTCATCAGCTGATACTTTCAAAAGTGATAGTATAAATCAAAACGACACATACAGCTATACATTTACAAAAGCAGGAACATTTACATATCACTGTACGCCGCATCCAAGCATGCACGGTACAGTAGAAGTCGTAAACTAG
- a CDS encoding ferredoxin reductase family protein: protein MKTKLFVDKITRAQAIIIGFWVINFIVILFIWQYTSIDILINGGSSGILTAAGRLFGLLAVFFALTQFLLMGRVPWLERPFGLDHLASYHRKNGNYAFILIILHPIFITIGYALASDSNVVKQYIDLVLNYPDVWLASIAEILFIIVAGTSIYIVRTKLKFESWYYVHLLVYIAIVVAFFHQVMIGGSFTDQALARAYWVVLYAFVGVNLLIWRFGLPVLNMYRYDFRIDRIVRETPTTVSVYIKGKNLLHLNAIAGQFIFLRILDKNYWRQEHPFSLSAIVSDDQLRITVREVGDYTQTLKDIRAGKRVIISGPFGRFTKDVSKTFKTLYIAGGVGITPIRSMIEESSNERTPSILIYANRTPDDVVFDKEIMGFETTFLSAYRIFADVPSTYKGSGRVGRVDVNMLLELVPNLMNYDIYLCGPPPMMAAIIDGLKTINFDESQLHYEIFSLQK from the coding sequence ATGAAAACCAAGTTATTTGTGGATAAGATAACGCGTGCGCAGGCCATAATAATTGGTTTTTGGGTCATTAACTTTATTGTCATATTATTCATATGGCAGTACACTTCAATCGATATATTGATAAACGGCGGTAGTTCAGGTATCCTTACTGCCGCCGGGCGTCTCTTTGGTCTCCTTGCAGTATTCTTCGCTCTGACACAGTTTCTCCTCATGGGGCGAGTTCCGTGGCTTGAGCGGCCATTCGGGCTCGATCATCTCGCGAGCTATCACCGTAAAAATGGTAACTACGCATTTATACTTATCATTCTTCATCCAATATTCATTACAATTGGCTACGCGCTTGCAAGTGACTCAAATGTCGTTAAACAGTACATAGATCTTGTACTAAACTATCCAGACGTGTGGCTTGCGTCTATAGCTGAGATTTTATTTATTATTGTCGCTGGAACATCAATCTATATTGTTCGCACTAAGCTAAAATTTGAGAGCTGGTATTATGTCCACCTACTCGTATATATCGCTATCGTTGTCGCATTTTTCCATCAGGTTATGATTGGTGGTAGCTTTACAGATCAGGCACTGGCACGTGCATACTGGGTCGTTCTTTATGCCTTTGTAGGCGTGAATTTACTCATCTGGCGATTTGGGTTGCCAGTTTTAAATATGTATCGATATGACTTTCGCATCGACCGAATCGTGAGAGAGACACCTACGACCGTATCAGTATATATAAAAGGCAAGAACCTTCTTCATCTTAATGCCATAGCGGGCCAATTTATTTTTCTCCGTATACTCGATAAGAACTATTGGCGCCAGGAGCATCCATTCTCACTGTCGGCAATTGTTAGTGATGACCAGCTAAGGATAACGGTGCGAGAAGTCGGGGACTACACCCAAACGCTAAAAGATATCCGTGCTGGCAAAAGAGTTATTATATCTGGTCCATTTGGCCGGTTTACAAAAGATGTTTCAAAGACATTTAAAACACTCTATATAGCTGGTGGAGTTGGCATTACACCAATTCGTAGCATGATAGAAGAGTCTTCGAATGAGCGAACTCCAAGCATACTTATTTATGCAAACCGTACGCCAGATGATGTTGTCTTTGACAAAGAGATTATGGGCTTCGAAACGACATTCCTATCTGCGTATCGTATCTTTGCTGATGTACCATCGACGTATAAAGGCTCAGGTAGGGTAGGCCGTGTTGACGTTAATATGCTTTTAGAATTAGTACCTAATCTCATGAACTATGATATTTATCTCTGTGGCCCCCCTCCCATGATGGCTGCAATTATTGATGGTCTCAAGACAATTAATTTTGATGAGAGTCAGTTACACTATGAAATCTTTAGTCTTCAGAAATAG
- a CDS encoding helix-hairpin-helix domain-containing protein encodes MNGSNLLNIPGVGKSIAKDLQSLGYMQVSDLVGQDAEQMYSSLIDKAGEHVDRCMLYVFRCAVYYAETSHPESEKLKWWYWKDQN; translated from the coding sequence ATGAATGGTAGTAATCTTTTAAATATCCCTGGTGTTGGTAAATCTATTGCAAAAGATCTTCAGAGTCTAGGATATATGCAGGTCAGTGATCTTGTAGGACAAGATGCAGAGCAAATGTATTCATCACTTATAGATAAAGCAGGAGAACATGTTGATAGATGCATGCTCTATGTATTTCGATGTGCAGTCTATTATGCAGAGACCTCTCACCCAGAAAGTGAGAAACTAAAATGGTGGTACTGGAAAGATCAGAACTAA
- a CDS encoding glyoxalase — protein MTQKVTLMVYPVKDLEAAKTVYGKFLGVEAYVDGPYYVGYKTDELEIGLDPNGQEIISYVEVQNVKEYMQTLLEAGATMHQDATDVGGGMLIAKVKDGNGNVLGLRQSSN, from the coding sequence ATGACTCAAAAAGTAACACTCATGGTGTATCCAGTAAAAGATTTAGAAGCAGCTAAAACGGTATATGGTAAATTCTTAGGAGTTGAGGCATATGTAGATGGCCCATACTATGTTGGATATAAAACTGATGAACTTGAAATCGGGCTTGATCCAAATGGACAAGAGATCATCAGTTATGTCGAAGTACAAAATGTTAAAGAGTATATGCAAACATTACTCGAAGCTGGGGCAACGATGCATCAGGATGCCACTGACGTGGGCGGCGGGATGCTTATCGCAAAGGTAAAAGACGGAAATGGAAATGTTCTTGGTCTTCGTCAATCTTCAAATTAA